One segment of Rubripirellula amarantea DNA contains the following:
- a CDS encoding serine/threonine-protein kinase has product MAVSLKIFRSSDQESGPLRIGSRLDKYRLTRRLGEGGFATVYAATDLVEDRKVALKIPDNRYLQNSQSLDDMQREVRIMAKLDHPAILPLKDARFIDGHFVIAFPLGEETLADRMTRRLSRATAIDYAVQMISAVGYAHEQMVLHRDIKPDNFVLFPNQVVQLTDFGLARFESRPHDVSGSGTLGYIAPEQAMGKPTYRSDVFSLGLVLYRLFAGDVPEYPFDRLPNFNRLRKGLSKDFVDLIKKAIDPTPNRRFRDGVAMHNAMSKIKFPLTDRSISLTGSNAYAPMTRRAA; this is encoded by the coding sequence GTGGCTGTATCCCTCAAGATTTTCCGAAGCTCCGATCAAGAATCGGGTCCGCTTCGCATCGGCTCTCGCTTAGACAAGTACCGCTTGACCCGCCGATTGGGCGAAGGCGGATTCGCTACCGTGTACGCGGCCACCGATCTGGTTGAGGACCGCAAGGTTGCGTTGAAGATACCCGACAACCGCTATCTGCAAAATTCGCAGTCGCTCGACGACATGCAGCGGGAGGTCCGGATCATGGCCAAGCTGGATCACCCGGCGATCCTACCCCTGAAAGATGCCCGCTTCATTGACGGACACTTCGTGATCGCGTTTCCCTTAGGCGAAGAAACGCTGGCCGACCGAATGACAAGGCGATTGTCACGCGCAACCGCAATTGACTACGCCGTGCAAATGATTAGCGCGGTTGGTTATGCGCACGAGCAAATGGTTCTGCACCGAGACATTAAACCCGACAATTTCGTGCTCTTTCCTAATCAAGTCGTCCAACTTACCGATTTTGGTTTGGCTCGCTTTGAAAGCCGACCTCATGACGTTTCGGGAAGCGGCACTCTGGGCTACATCGCTCCTGAACAAGCGATGGGAAAACCCACGTACCGAAGCGACGTGTTTTCGCTCGGCCTAGTCCTTTACCGACTCTTCGCTGGTGACGTTCCCGAGTATCCGTTTGACCGCCTGCCCAACTTCAATCGACTGCGTAAAGGCTTGTCGAAAGACTTTGTTGATCTCATCAAGAAAGCCATCGACCCCACACCGAATCGACGATTTCGTGATGGCGTTGCCATGCACAATGCGATGAGCAAAATCAAATTCCCGCTGACCGATCGCTCAATCTCGCTGACCGGTTCGAATGCTTACGCGCCGATGACACGACGCGCGGCTTAA
- a CDS encoding Gfo/Idh/MocA family oxidoreductase, whose protein sequence is MPQRPEQNSTDRRSFLKNSSAVAAGAALSTSIAQTAHAAGSDEIKFVVVGIGGRGSGAAANIFESKGNVKLVAVADAFADKAESALKSLSRGKYKDKIDVPADRIFTGLDGYKAAIDVDCDLVVIATPPAFKPQQFEYAVNKGRHIFMEKPVASDAPGVKRVLASVEESKKKNLMVGIGLQRRHEPQYMETIARIHDGAIGDVVAQRVYWNGGGIWYRNRKPDANEMQFQVNNWYHFNWLCGDQICEQHIHNLDVGCWVKGDYPVECNGMGGREQRMGGDPTKSQIFDHTCCEYTFKDGTKMFSQGRHLAGSWQYVGEAVHGTKGTADPSGRIEGPNAWEFAGKRLNGHQQEQHDLIEALMRGEIYNEGEYGAKSTFTAILGREACYSGKIVKWDELMEKGRDLAPGIDNYSLDGEVPESARPDDEGKYPIPTPGKYSPFA, encoded by the coding sequence ATGCCTCAACGTCCGGAGCAAAATTCCACGGATCGCCGATCCTTTCTTAAGAACTCATCGGCAGTAGCCGCCGGCGCTGCCTTGAGTACCTCGATCGCGCAGACTGCTCACGCAGCCGGCAGCGACGAGATTAAGTTTGTTGTCGTAGGGATCGGTGGCCGCGGTAGCGGTGCAGCAGCCAACATTTTCGAATCGAAGGGCAACGTCAAGCTAGTAGCGGTGGCCGACGCCTTCGCTGACAAGGCGGAATCAGCGCTGAAGTCGCTTAGCCGAGGCAAGTACAAAGACAAAATTGACGTTCCCGCTGATCGTATCTTCACAGGCCTGGACGGTTACAAGGCTGCGATTGACGTCGATTGCGACTTGGTTGTGATTGCGACTCCACCCGCGTTCAAGCCTCAGCAGTTTGAATACGCGGTCAACAAAGGTCGCCACATCTTCATGGAAAAGCCGGTTGCGTCGGATGCACCTGGCGTGAAACGCGTCTTGGCTTCGGTCGAAGAGTCGAAAAAGAAGAACTTGATGGTCGGCATCGGTCTGCAACGCCGTCACGAGCCTCAGTACATGGAAACGATCGCTCGCATTCATGACGGCGCTATTGGCGACGTCGTAGCACAGCGGGTTTACTGGAACGGTGGCGGGATTTGGTACCGCAATCGCAAGCCTGATGCCAACGAAATGCAGTTCCAGGTTAACAATTGGTACCACTTCAACTGGTTGTGTGGCGACCAAATTTGCGAACAACACATTCACAACTTGGATGTCGGTTGTTGGGTCAAGGGTGACTATCCCGTCGAGTGCAACGGAATGGGTGGTCGCGAACAGCGAATGGGTGGTGATCCGACCAAGTCGCAGATCTTTGATCACACGTGCTGCGAATACACGTTCAAGGACGGTACCAAGATGTTCAGCCAAGGCCGTCACTTGGCCGGTTCATGGCAATACGTGGGCGAAGCCGTCCACGGAACCAAGGGCACCGCTGATCCGTCCGGGCGAATTGAAGGCCCGAACGCATGGGAATTCGCTGGCAAGCGTCTGAACGGTCACCAACAAGAGCAGCACGATTTGATCGAGGCTCTGATGCGTGGCGAGATTTACAACGAAGGCGAATACGGGGCTAAGTCCACGTTCACCGCAATTCTGGGACGCGAAGCCTGCTACAGCGGCAAGATCGTGAAGTGGGATGAGCTGATGGAAAAAGGTCGCGACTTGGCTCCAGGAATCGACAATTACAGCTTGGACGGTGAAGTTCCTGAATCGGCTCGCCCGGATGACGAAGGCAAGTACCCAATCCCAACCCCGGGCAAGTACAGCCCCTTTGCCTGA
- the pheT gene encoding phenylalanine--tRNA ligase subunit beta: MLVSWKWLSQYVNIPVSHEELCDRLSLTGLNHEETIDINNDVVIDLEVTSNRGDCLGHLGVAREIGVLYDVPVAKPEPELATSDVAIDSLLSVENTFVEACPRYTARVIQGVKIGPSPDWLVDALQSVFWKRKFDGTIEPYQSVNNVVDATNFVMMECGQPLHAFDYAKIADQKIVVRPAEAGEKIEAIDHRSYELDPSMCVIADGKSASAIAGVMGGASSEVTQATTDLVIEAAMFSPLAVRRAARSLKLHSPSSFRFERKVDPVGVDWASRRVCQLIVEMAGGEVADGVIDTAPDIAKREQIVLRMSQLKRILGIQIDRLEVQRILLALGCSASKSASDTMVLTPPTWRFDLTREADLVEEVARIHGYEKIPEDSPIPVAPSTKRPFDTAMDRVRQVMTAGGLSEAMTPSVVTAKVDEGFCTWTDKPALETQTAMLKGSRRLRRSLIPSLIEGRAGNWASASIVADLFEIAHVYLPGDSADDLPSETYSLGIVSSSDFFEAKGLIETLCQRMGIAGTLDVESVTRQGFAAGSVVSLKIGETPLGYLGMVDAKYLKAWKLPEPVVAAELSLPTLLELSELVPQQQSVSAFPSIQRDLNFVVAESVQWKEMEDVVRAAVGSELAGVRYQETYRDAEKDGKDRKRVLMTVELQRHDATMSGDEADTLIQRVITACGDKLSAQLLG, from the coding sequence ATGCTCGTTTCTTGGAAGTGGTTGTCCCAGTACGTCAACATTCCCGTTTCACACGAAGAACTGTGCGATCGTTTGAGCCTGACGGGGCTCAATCACGAGGAAACGATTGACATCAACAATGATGTCGTGATTGACTTAGAAGTCACCAGTAACCGCGGCGATTGCCTGGGCCATCTTGGTGTCGCACGCGAAATTGGCGTCCTCTATGACGTGCCGGTCGCCAAGCCCGAACCCGAACTTGCAACGTCGGATGTGGCAATCGATTCGCTGCTAAGCGTTGAAAACACTTTTGTTGAAGCCTGCCCGCGTTACACCGCACGAGTGATTCAAGGCGTCAAGATCGGGCCGAGCCCCGATTGGCTTGTCGATGCCTTGCAGAGCGTATTCTGGAAACGCAAATTTGACGGAACCATTGAGCCTTATCAGAGCGTCAACAATGTGGTTGATGCCACCAACTTCGTGATGATGGAATGCGGACAACCCCTGCACGCTTTCGATTACGCGAAGATCGCAGATCAAAAAATAGTAGTTCGCCCCGCCGAGGCAGGTGAGAAGATCGAAGCGATCGATCACCGAAGCTATGAACTCGATCCTTCGATGTGCGTGATCGCCGATGGAAAGTCCGCTTCGGCGATCGCGGGCGTGATGGGCGGCGCATCTAGCGAAGTGACTCAAGCAACGACCGACCTCGTCATCGAAGCAGCCATGTTTTCGCCGCTGGCGGTTCGACGCGCGGCGAGAAGTTTGAAATTGCATAGCCCTTCATCGTTCCGCTTCGAGCGTAAAGTCGATCCGGTAGGCGTTGACTGGGCTAGTCGCCGAGTGTGCCAGTTGATCGTTGAGATGGCGGGTGGCGAGGTTGCCGACGGAGTCATTGATACGGCTCCCGATATTGCCAAGCGTGAACAGATTGTATTGCGGATGTCGCAACTCAAGCGGATCTTAGGAATCCAAATTGACCGCCTCGAAGTTCAGCGAATCCTTCTCGCACTGGGCTGTAGCGCGAGCAAAAGCGCCTCGGATACGATGGTGCTGACTCCACCGACGTGGCGGTTCGACTTAACACGCGAGGCTGACCTGGTGGAAGAAGTCGCCCGCATTCACGGGTACGAAAAAATCCCTGAGGATTCACCTATTCCCGTTGCGCCAAGCACCAAGCGTCCATTTGATACTGCCATGGATCGCGTGCGCCAGGTGATGACCGCTGGCGGACTCAGCGAAGCCATGACCCCAAGCGTTGTGACCGCGAAGGTTGACGAGGGTTTTTGCACCTGGACCGATAAGCCGGCACTCGAAACCCAAACGGCCATGCTAAAGGGATCACGCCGACTTCGCCGGTCGTTGATTCCGAGCCTCATCGAAGGCCGCGCCGGCAATTGGGCATCCGCATCGATCGTGGCTGATTTGTTCGAAATCGCGCACGTCTACTTGCCAGGTGATTCAGCGGACGACCTGCCAAGCGAGACCTATTCGCTTGGCATCGTATCGAGCAGCGACTTTTTTGAAGCAAAAGGGCTAATCGAAACTCTCTGCCAGCGCATGGGTATCGCCGGCACACTGGATGTTGAATCCGTTACGCGGCAAGGCTTCGCGGCGGGATCGGTGGTCTCACTTAAAATTGGTGAAACACCGCTTGGATACTTGGGTATGGTCGATGCGAAGTACCTGAAAGCATGGAAGCTACCGGAGCCAGTCGTCGCGGCCGAGCTTTCGTTGCCGACCTTGTTAGAGCTATCTGAATTAGTACCTCAACAACAGTCCGTCAGTGCATTCCCGTCGATTCAACGCGACTTGAATTTCGTGGTAGCCGAATCGGTGCAGTGGAAAGAAATGGAAGACGTCGTTCGTGCCGCCGTGGGTTCTGAACTAGCCGGTGTCCGTTACCAGGAAACCTACCGTGATGCTGAGAAAGACGGCAAGGATCGCAAACGCGTCCTGATGACCGTCGAGCTTCAGCGGCATGACGCCACCATGAGTGGTGATGAAGCGGACACGCTGATTCAGCGAGTCATCACTGCTTGCGGCGATAAGCTATCGGCCCAGTTACTCGGCTAG
- a CDS encoding dockerin type I domain-containing protein, translating into MFTFKKRCLNVETLEKRQLLAAHASANAVPDVPALNLPPMAMQTTQPQGDVAAVMICGNELPWFGFSTFPTDQTEEIDGIVYAIAPSDVDATATLNLLRRNSDGELETFEQIDIDFFPSHAFYSDGQFHVLGSLPYNPPPATNDGTTVPDEDLWIDFTPRWKAISVLVSDGDERAIVSEVIEEGHLINVIHDDNHIVTVTDTMYGQPTILIYPPPPTELTLSVYKSSQSGLIRLDQQAAVQSYDQSYYGPYSSESVQLHGDSLYVLTHPQPFFGLPFEAGSDSLGGSEPDADKIELSKFDVSSDGLSEASKITVATLENNHSYYGSRVLGFELAEDGNSATIIRSGQLPSETASDVENENGNGRDAAIELPALGIPWQPVTYVDLIDLSGDEPQVFDTLMIDNPQATVVTTSGATSVLRQGYGWGSSVLLIDADLSTDVASERRIREVETPEGMLINYTGVTVREDLIVFLAQGYQDLTLPDAVGGSFLLTLSVTEGEFIGITQLTYEGPEPESGAAVLARGNAGDDLIAIEPSTGFVGFTRYVANSEARDSVFAYGSPWKRQFVYGTVDAEGRFVEQGSLPSDLWLEIDANADRLIARMRDRLIEYRWDDVENPVTSPLGELQPAIQAVDDVFTFTDQDSRQTFRFEPLFDVLANDLNLSNSYWGPSVQITELIGAPNGFEIVSGRWLDAPHDVIRNYDVIEFKYTISDGFTTSTANVRIDVLTLSDDEMAQLTDSAVAQAAEDFDVDVNDVEVVSVKHIFDGLGGRTDDATEDERPENPIPGIIAELIVGDRLARYSATTDGAVEQLSVEENVFLMEVGLRAVNEAGEVITSVDQDDHFWIEVVLTDLRENPSGVFGTFFDLEIPAEHLMLTGELNPGDGYQLIGESNRLDPEVIRSGLLNAEHGVAIGGANLIDELGVVLREFDSPETGPSVAVRLGMIALQAGQVQLKADYADGQFAENLLLDLDVALPNARVRLSPLDLTIVGHEEVDPMPLDVNGNGEVTAADALQVINFLGRFGSQTVPSSESQAGLATDTGVGLMMDAESMRRMDTNGSGSITALDALVIINRLSLTPSVAESELTLDSSADDDDDLLLGDEIRLF; encoded by the coding sequence ATGTTTACTTTTAAAAAACGTTGTCTGAACGTTGAGACTCTCGAGAAGCGGCAGCTATTGGCCGCTCACGCTTCAGCCAATGCTGTGCCTGACGTGCCTGCGTTGAATTTGCCTCCGATGGCTATGCAAACAACTCAGCCCCAAGGAGACGTCGCTGCTGTGATGATTTGCGGCAACGAATTACCTTGGTTTGGATTTTCCACTTTCCCCACTGATCAAACCGAAGAAATTGACGGGATCGTTTATGCGATTGCCCCATCCGACGTCGACGCCACTGCAACTTTGAATTTGTTGCGTCGCAATAGCGATGGCGAGCTAGAGACTTTCGAGCAGATTGACATCGATTTCTTTCCGAGTCACGCGTTTTACTCCGATGGCCAATTTCACGTCTTAGGATCTCTGCCGTACAACCCACCACCGGCAACCAACGACGGAACAACCGTCCCAGACGAGGATCTCTGGATTGACTTTACGCCTCGATGGAAGGCGATCTCGGTATTAGTCAGCGATGGCGATGAGAGAGCAATCGTCAGTGAAGTTATCGAAGAAGGACATTTGATTAATGTCATCCACGACGACAATCACATTGTCACCGTCACGGACACGATGTATGGGCAACCGACCATACTGATCTATCCGCCGCCGCCGACCGAACTAACTCTCAGCGTTTACAAAAGTAGCCAGAGTGGCCTGATTCGATTGGACCAGCAGGCAGCAGTTCAAAGTTATGATCAATCGTACTATGGACCGTACTCCTCGGAGTCCGTGCAACTTCATGGCGACTCCTTATACGTGTTGACTCATCCCCAACCGTTTTTCGGTTTACCTTTCGAAGCCGGTTCCGATAGCCTAGGCGGTTCGGAACCTGATGCTGACAAAATTGAGCTCAGCAAATTTGATGTTTCGAGTGACGGGCTAAGCGAGGCAAGCAAGATCACGGTTGCTACGCTCGAAAACAATCACTCGTACTATGGCTCTCGCGTTCTCGGTTTTGAACTCGCTGAAGACGGAAACTCAGCGACGATTATTCGCAGTGGTCAACTACCAAGCGAAACCGCTAGCGATGTTGAGAACGAAAACGGGAATGGTCGCGACGCTGCGATTGAATTGCCCGCACTAGGCATTCCATGGCAACCAGTCACCTACGTTGACCTGATCGACTTAAGCGGTGATGAGCCGCAAGTGTTTGACACGTTGATGATTGACAATCCTCAGGCCACCGTGGTGACGACCTCCGGTGCAACATCAGTCTTACGGCAAGGCTATGGCTGGGGAAGCTCCGTTCTATTGATCGACGCGGACCTTTCGACGGATGTTGCCAGCGAGCGACGGATTCGAGAGGTCGAGACGCCGGAAGGCATGTTGATCAACTACACGGGCGTGACAGTTCGCGAGGATTTGATTGTCTTCTTGGCTCAAGGGTACCAAGATCTAACACTTCCGGATGCCGTCGGTGGTAGCTTCTTGCTTACTCTGTCGGTCACTGAGGGCGAATTTATTGGAATCACTCAACTGACTTACGAGGGTCCCGAGCCAGAGTCGGGTGCGGCCGTTCTTGCACGTGGTAATGCGGGCGACGACTTAATTGCAATCGAGCCATCGACGGGATTCGTAGGGTTCACGCGTTACGTGGCAAATAGTGAAGCACGCGATTCAGTGTTCGCATACGGATCGCCTTGGAAGCGTCAATTCGTGTATGGAACCGTCGATGCGGAAGGACGCTTCGTCGAACAGGGATCACTGCCGAGCGACCTATGGCTTGAGATTGACGCCAATGCCGATCGGTTGATTGCCCGGATGCGAGACCGATTGATCGAATATCGCTGGGACGACGTTGAAAACCCAGTTACCTCGCCACTCGGTGAACTCCAGCCCGCGATCCAAGCGGTCGACGACGTGTTCACGTTCACCGATCAAGACAGTCGGCAAACCTTTCGATTCGAACCTCTGTTTGATGTTCTGGCGAACGACCTCAATCTTTCGAACAGCTATTGGGGCCCAAGCGTCCAGATCACGGAACTGATCGGTGCACCCAATGGTTTTGAAATTGTATCGGGTCGCTGGCTTGATGCTCCCCACGACGTGATCCGAAATTACGACGTGATTGAATTCAAGTACACGATCAGTGATGGATTCACGACATCAACGGCCAATGTGCGAATCGATGTCCTGACTCTTAGCGACGATGAAATGGCCCAGCTTACTGACTCGGCTGTCGCGCAAGCTGCCGAAGACTTCGATGTCGATGTGAACGACGTCGAAGTGGTTTCCGTCAAGCACATCTTTGATGGGCTCGGTGGGCGAACTGACGATGCCACCGAAGATGAGCGTCCGGAAAATCCAATCCCGGGAATCATCGCTGAATTGATCGTTGGCGACAGGCTGGCACGCTACTCGGCGACGACAGATGGGGCAGTCGAACAGCTCTCCGTGGAAGAAAACGTTTTCCTTATGGAAGTCGGCCTAAGAGCGGTGAACGAAGCGGGCGAAGTGATCACTAGTGTTGATCAGGACGACCACTTTTGGATTGAAGTTGTGCTGACGGATCTTCGCGAGAATCCTTCGGGTGTCTTCGGAACCTTCTTTGATCTGGAGATCCCCGCCGAGCACCTGATGCTGACTGGTGAACTGAACCCAGGGGATGGCTATCAATTGATCGGTGAATCGAACCGGCTTGATCCAGAAGTTATCAGATCCGGTTTGCTGAACGCTGAACATGGCGTGGCAATTGGCGGCGCGAACCTGATTGATGAATTAGGTGTGGTGCTTCGCGAGTTTGATTCGCCTGAAACGGGTCCATCGGTTGCCGTCCGACTCGGTATGATTGCCTTGCAAGCCGGGCAAGTGCAATTGAAAGCCGATTACGCCGACGGCCAATTTGCCGAGAACTTGCTGTTGGATTTGGATGTCGCATTGCCCAACGCCCGAGTTCGGCTGTCACCACTCGACCTGACGATTGTTGGTCATGAGGAAGTCGACCCGATGCCATTGGATGTCAACGGCAACGGAGAAGTCACTGCTGCTGACGCATTGCAGGTGATCAACTTCCTCGGTCGATTCGGTTCGCAGACGGTGCCGAGTTCCGAGTCGCAGGCAGGTCTAGCGACCGACACCGGCGTTGGTTTGATGATGGACGCGGAGTCAATGCGACGGATGGACACCAACGGCAGCGGGTCGATCACGGCACTTGATGCCTTGGTGATTATTAACCGGCTGAGCCTGACGCCGTCGGTGGCTGAAAGCGAATTGACGTTGGATTCTTCCGCTGATGACGACGACGATTTGCTATTGGGTGATGAAATCCGTCTGTTCTAA
- a CDS encoding putative RNA methyltransferase: protein MFELRCTVRNCQHLLKLIDGALRCESGHHFDRAKQGYWNLLQPQDRKSKNPGDCESAVMARHRWLERGYATDLIETLRLWTETDSETTAVRTVDLGCGEGTFGPALFSAHPELYCGIELSKQAIKIAARRWADATWVLANADRTLPAADGSVGRVMSLFGRRPIREIKRVLAPGGVCIVAVPGEDDLIELREQVQQAAHRRSRWEVIVDEMAAEGMTFVEHRLWQQSVVLDPDAIGDAMAMTYRAVRHSQQSRLETLDTMPVTLSADLMLFRA from the coding sequence ATGTTCGAACTCCGATGCACCGTCCGAAATTGCCAGCATCTGCTGAAACTCATCGATGGTGCGCTGCGGTGCGAGTCGGGTCATCACTTCGACCGTGCTAAGCAAGGTTACTGGAACTTATTGCAGCCTCAGGATCGAAAATCCAAGAACCCAGGCGATTGCGAAAGCGCGGTCATGGCTCGGCATCGCTGGCTCGAGCGTGGCTATGCGACCGACCTGATTGAAACGCTCCGACTTTGGACCGAGACCGATTCGGAAACGACGGCGGTTCGAACGGTCGACCTTGGCTGCGGCGAAGGCACCTTCGGCCCGGCGCTGTTCTCGGCGCACCCTGAGTTGTACTGCGGAATCGAGCTTTCTAAACAGGCAATCAAGATTGCCGCCCGACGCTGGGCTGATGCGACATGGGTGCTCGCCAACGCTGATCGAACCCTGCCCGCGGCCGACGGTAGCGTTGGTCGCGTGATGTCACTTTTTGGCCGTCGCCCGATTCGCGAAATCAAACGAGTGCTTGCACCGGGAGGCGTCTGTATCGTCGCGGTTCCGGGCGAAGACGATCTCATCGAACTTCGTGAGCAGGTTCAACAGGCTGCGCATCGTCGAAGTCGGTGGGAAGTGATCGTTGACGAAATGGCAGCCGAAGGAATGACCTTCGTCGAGCATCGATTGTGGCAACAATCCGTTGTGCTTGATCCAGATGCAATTGGCGACGCGATGGCGATGACCTATCGCGCGGTTCGCCACTCGCAGCAGTCTCGATTGGAAACTCTTGATACGATGCCAGTCACGCTATCGGCTGACTTGATGCTCTTCCGAGCGTGA
- a CDS encoding YdjY domain-containing protein translates to MNLRFSPVFQSQSIFAIAFFSTLVVISGCGQPAEVAQDEPSPTVDQAAEEVTATPTKRMLPKPQPVGSSVDSPDDGSSETSVDMPEESGDDAPSVSISDPLTDEEQKTPLDDYVGPDEIAAKAFGSPPNAIQMTKTNLWIDRKKGLVYADGYVAMNEGPLEMFACPQGTKEHESVVATIAKANEVHAALLAIDAQPGTPVAYHPDFVPATGQKIRVWVCYLDQDKKFQVTDARQWIRKVGTDDVMDVEWVFGGSSVWKDPRDGRNYYQADAGDLICVSNFTTAMMDVPVSSSADAGSLLYEPFTSRIPERGTPVRLVLEPIAVPSDDDAAKNSDKVADGDGDDSAGNSTSLQPPTEEVLGNQ, encoded by the coding sequence ATGAACCTGCGATTTTCGCCTGTTTTTCAATCCCAATCCATTTTTGCAATCGCGTTCTTCTCGACATTGGTCGTGATTTCGGGGTGTGGGCAACCTGCTGAGGTAGCCCAGGACGAGCCCTCACCGACGGTGGACCAGGCCGCAGAGGAAGTCACGGCGACGCCAACGAAGCGCATGCTGCCGAAGCCTCAACCGGTCGGCTCATCGGTGGACTCACCCGACGACGGGTCATCTGAAACGTCCGTCGATATGCCCGAAGAATCAGGCGACGACGCGCCAAGCGTTTCGATCAGTGACCCGTTGACTGACGAAGAACAGAAAACGCCGCTCGACGACTACGTTGGCCCTGACGAGATTGCGGCGAAAGCCTTCGGCTCGCCTCCCAACGCAATTCAGATGACCAAGACCAACCTTTGGATCGATCGCAAGAAAGGTCTCGTCTATGCCGATGGATACGTTGCGATGAACGAAGGGCCCTTGGAAATGTTCGCCTGCCCCCAAGGCACCAAAGAACACGAATCCGTTGTCGCTACCATTGCCAAGGCTAACGAGGTACACGCAGCCCTGCTCGCGATCGACGCGCAACCGGGAACACCCGTTGCTTACCATCCTGATTTCGTACCCGCGACAGGTCAAAAAATTCGTGTCTGGGTTTGTTACCTTGACCAAGATAAAAAATTCCAAGTCACTGATGCTCGCCAGTGGATTCGCAAGGTAGGCACCGACGACGTCATGGACGTTGAGTGGGTGTTCGGAGGCAGTTCGGTATGGAAGGACCCGCGTGATGGACGAAATTACTACCAGGCCGATGCAGGCGATTTGATTTGCGTTTCCAACTTCACGACCGCGATGATGGATGTGCCGGTAAGTAGCAGTGCTGACGCAGGTTCACTGCTCTATGAGCCTTTCACTTCTCGAATTCCAGAACGTGGCACTCCGGTTCGACTCGTTCTTGAACCCATCGCGGTCCCCAGTGACGACGACGCCGCTAAAAACTCTGATAAAGTCGCTGACGGCGACGGCGATGACTCAGCGGGGAACAGCACCAGCCTGCAACCGCCAACCGAAGAAGTACTGGGAAACCAGTAA
- a CDS encoding YggS family pyridoxal phosphate-dependent enzyme: MDYQQVIARVAQNWSTVEAEVNNAVADAGRDRNDVRVVGVTKYVDAAATAALVAAGCDQLGENRPQVLWEKAESGLIADSVQWHLIGHLQRNKVRRSLQYRPIIHSIDSPRLLECVAEESHAAGFVTQVMLEVNVSGEANKTGMDQETLEVLVERCSGAKDGASLRNVEVIGLMAMAGWGTDLQAARQQFFLVRKLRDHLRATYRLPLSQLSMGMSGDFQAAIAEGATMVRIGSRLFEGVMEKH, translated from the coding sequence TTGGATTACCAACAAGTCATTGCTCGAGTTGCGCAAAACTGGTCCACAGTCGAAGCCGAGGTCAACAACGCGGTTGCCGATGCGGGACGTGACCGAAACGACGTGCGGGTGGTCGGCGTCACGAAGTACGTGGACGCCGCCGCTACGGCGGCATTGGTAGCGGCTGGCTGTGACCAACTAGGTGAAAATCGTCCTCAAGTGCTTTGGGAAAAAGCTGAATCCGGTTTGATCGCTGATTCTGTGCAGTGGCATTTGATTGGTCACTTGCAGCGGAACAAAGTGCGACGCTCGTTGCAGTACCGACCAATCATCCACTCCATTGATAGCCCTCGATTGCTGGAATGTGTCGCTGAGGAATCACACGCGGCGGGATTCGTTACCCAAGTGATGTTGGAGGTCAACGTCAGCGGTGAAGCAAACAAAACGGGGATGGATCAAGAAACGCTCGAGGTTTTGGTTGAGCGATGCTCAGGTGCAAAGGATGGAGCGTCGTTGCGAAACGTTGAGGTCATTGGATTGATGGCGATGGCGGGATGGGGGACTGATCTTCAAGCTGCTCGTCAACAATTTTTCCTCGTTCGCAAACTGCGAGATCATCTGCGGGCAACCTATCGTTTGCCTTTGTCGCAATTGTCGATGGGCATGAGCGGCGATTTTCAAGCTGCGATCGCTGAGGGCGCGACCATGGTCCGCATTGGAAGTCGACTGTTCGAAGGCGTGATGGAGAAACACTGA
- a CDS encoding DUF167 domain-containing protein — translation MVRLPIHVTASARRNHVGGQHDGALRVRVTAVADKGKANKAIMKLLAKTLGLSISQFEIISGHTNRRKVLEIHEAPDNLAATIEQLQQLES, via the coding sequence ATGGTGCGTTTGCCCATCCACGTGACCGCTTCGGCCCGGCGCAACCATGTAGGCGGCCAGCACGATGGGGCGCTTCGGGTTCGCGTGACCGCGGTGGCTGACAAGGGAAAAGCAAACAAGGCGATCATGAAACTGCTCGCCAAAACACTCGGGTTGAGCATAAGTCAGTTCGAGATTATCAGCGGTCACACGAACCGTAGAAAAGTGCTTGAGATCCACGAGGCCCCGGACAATCTAGCCGCGACCATTGAACAACTTCAGCAATTGGAATCGTAA